The Mycobacterium riyadhense sequence CGACGAGATCCCGTTCAGTCATCGTTGCCACCGCGAGCAGCTCCACGGGGGGCGTGCTTCCGAACCGCTGTGCAGCGGCGACCGCAACCGCGGCGGCGCGTTTGGTGAGTGCGGCCCACGCCGTGGGGTCGAGGTCCTCGATGTGTTGCCGTGTGGTTGTCATCGGCGCCAACGCCTTCCGCCATCGGCTGAGCCGGCGTTGTGTGGTTCATTGGCCGCAGGTGGCGCAGTAGGTGTAGGCACCTGCTGCCGCGATTGGTTGTCCATCTTTGCGGTCGCGTGCGAACCGGCCGCGGCAAGGTCGGCTAGCGAACCGGATTGCTGTGCCAGTACCAACGAAAGTTGGTTGAGGTACACCGTCACGGACCTGGCCAGCGTTTCGTCGCCGAGCTGTTCGGCGTCGTGGAGCAGCCCTCGCAGCAGTTCCAGGGCCAGTTCCGGACCGAGTCCAAGGGTGGCGTTTTCGCTGGCTGCCGGTTCCACCCCCGCGGTTTCCACCACCCACACCAGCCGCTGCCAGCATCGTTGCACTGCCGCGGCGCGTCGCTCATCTTCGCGAATTTCCTGATGGTGGCGTTCTTGCTGGTCGAGCTGCGTCTGGTGCCGCTTCGATGCCCGGCGCGCGGCGAACATCGCGATGAGGGCAAGGATTACGGCCGCGGCCAGGGCTGCGGCGCCGCCGAAACCCGCTGACGTTAAGAACTCTCGTGCGGGCGGTAACGGCGGCATGCCTAGCACACCGTGGGGACGCGGAAGTCCGTCCGCAACAAGACGTAGGCCGGGCACGCTCATGGCTCGGACCGTACCTGGGGAAGTGTTGGTTGAAAAAGCGGGGCTAGGCTGGGCCGATGGCTTCCGTTGAGATGACCTCCGACATGCCGATAAGCCCACAAAAGATGTGGGACCACGTTTCGGATCTGTCGACGCTGGGCGACTGGCTGGTGATTCACGAGGGGTGGCGCGGCGAGCTGCCCGACGAGCTGACCGAAGGCACTCAGATTGTGGGTGTGGCACGTTCCAAAGGTTTACGAAACAGGGTGACGTGGACTATCACGAAGTGGGACCCGCCGCACGAGGTCGCGATGTCGGGAGCCGGCAAAGGCGGAGCAAAGTATGGCGTCACCCTCACGGTAACGCCCAGCAAAGACGGGTCCACGCTCGGTCTGCGCCTCGAGCTGGGCGGGCGTGCGTTGTTCGGTCCGGTGGGTTCCGCGGCCGCTCGCGCCGTCAAAGGAGACGTAGAAAAGTCGCTGCAACACTTCGTAGAGCTGTACGGGTAGCGGCCTCAAAGACACACTTTGCGACACGCCCGAAACACGTCAGTGCTCGGTCATAGACTGGCGTCCCTATGAACCAGTCGTCCTTCGTGCACCTGCACAACCACACCGAGTATTCGATGCTGGACGGTGCCGCGAAGATCACCCC is a genomic window containing:
- a CDS encoding type II toxin-antitoxin system Rv0910 family toxin, encoding MASVEMTSDMPISPQKMWDHVSDLSTLGDWLVIHEGWRGELPDELTEGTQIVGVARSKGLRNRVTWTITKWDPPHEVAMSGAGKGGAKYGVTLTVTPSKDGSTLGLRLELGGRALFGPVGSAAARAVKGDVEKSLQHFVELYG